In the Oncorhynchus tshawytscha isolate Ot180627B linkage group LG17, Otsh_v2.0, whole genome shotgun sequence genome, one interval contains:
- the LOC112233924 gene encoding uncharacterized protein LOC112233924 isoform X1, whose translation MRILKFFMGNSHSGPDMSVIVGEWRFIAQRVTRSITYYYTSRTPGGNNPSPSPPTISPTSSHLDTPFPSPSLSTPLLPDLPSHHNVSSVLTPSALDVPTLSPSSPTFSPRPLLLLFPWLGARPGAMAKYRDLYLARGLDILSVESTVWHFLWPRWGLEYGAEVLEVLGDPRFKGRPLLVHAFSIGGYTFTQLLSQMVREPHKYPGLAQQVVGHVYDSMVVGSLEHMAKGLGLTLFPHIEPLVRYTALLYFWLFKSQTVYYYDKSIQVFYNSPVTAPALFFFCENDALCDPVAMEAVLDFWRKRGIAVETGKWKESVHAAHLRCHPEEYLSTLEKFMISLNITPLRAKM comes from the exons TAACTCCCACTCTGGGCCAGACATGTCTGTGATAGTGGGAGAGTGGCGGTTCATAGCCCAGAGGGTCACCAGAAGCATCACCTACTACTACACCAGCCGGACACCAGGGGGCAAtaacccatccccctctcctcccaccatctcccccacctcctcccatcTAGACACTCCttttccctcaccctccctctccacccccttgCTCCCAGACTTGCCCTCTCACCACAACGTTTCCTCAGTTCTCACCCCTTCCGCTTTGGATGTAccaaccctctctccatcctcgcCCACCTTCTCCCCCCGTCCCCTCCTCCTGCTTTTCCCGTGGCTGGGCGCCCGACCGGGGGCCATGGCGAAGTACCGGGACCTCTACCTGGCACGCGGCCTGGACATCCTATCTGTGGAGAGCACTGTGTGGCACTTCCTGTGGCCTCGCTGGGGGCTGGAGTACGGGGCTGAGGTCCTGGAGGTCCTTGGAGACCCGCGTTTCAAAGGTCGCCCCCTTCTGGTCCACGCCTTCTCCATCGGCGGGTACACCTTCACCCAGCTGCTCAGCCAGATGGTCAGGGAGCCACACAAGTATCCAGGCCTGGCCCAACAGGTCGTAGGACATGTCTATGACAGCATGGTGGTCGGGTCGCTGGAGCATATGGCTAaag GCCTGGGTCTGACCCTGTTCCCTCATATCGAGCCCCTGGTGCGATACACTGCTCTCCTCTACTTCTGGCTCTTCAAGTCCCAGACGGTGTACTACTACGACAAGTCAATCCAGGTCTTCTACAACAGCCCCGTCACCGCCCCGgcgctcttcttcttctgtgagaACGACGCGCTGTGCGACCCCGTCGCCATGGAGGCGGTCCTCGACTTCTGGAGGAAGCGGGGCATTGCTGTGGAAACCGGGAAGTGGAAGGAGTCTGTGCACGCTGCTCATCTACGCTGTCACCCGGAGGAGTACCTCTCCACGTTGGAAAAATTTATGATCTCGCTCAACATCACCCCCCTCAGGGCTAAGATGTAA
- the LOC112233924 gene encoding uncharacterized protein LOC112233924 isoform X2 has product MSVIVGEWRFIAQRVTRSITYYYTSRTPGGNNPSPSPPTISPTSSHLDTPFPSPSLSTPLLPDLPSHHNVSSVLTPSALDVPTLSPSSPTFSPRPLLLLFPWLGARPGAMAKYRDLYLARGLDILSVESTVWHFLWPRWGLEYGAEVLEVLGDPRFKGRPLLVHAFSIGGYTFTQLLSQMVREPHKYPGLAQQVVGHVYDSMVVGSLEHMAKGLGLTLFPHIEPLVRYTALLYFWLFKSQTVYYYDKSIQVFYNSPVTAPALFFFCENDALCDPVAMEAVLDFWRKRGIAVETGKWKESVHAAHLRCHPEEYLSTLEKFMISLNITPLRAKM; this is encoded by the exons ATGTCTGTGATAGTGGGAGAGTGGCGGTTCATAGCCCAGAGGGTCACCAGAAGCATCACCTACTACTACACCAGCCGGACACCAGGGGGCAAtaacccatccccctctcctcccaccatctcccccacctcctcccatcTAGACACTCCttttccctcaccctccctctccacccccttgCTCCCAGACTTGCCCTCTCACCACAACGTTTCCTCAGTTCTCACCCCTTCCGCTTTGGATGTAccaaccctctctccatcctcgcCCACCTTCTCCCCCCGTCCCCTCCTCCTGCTTTTCCCGTGGCTGGGCGCCCGACCGGGGGCCATGGCGAAGTACCGGGACCTCTACCTGGCACGCGGCCTGGACATCCTATCTGTGGAGAGCACTGTGTGGCACTTCCTGTGGCCTCGCTGGGGGCTGGAGTACGGGGCTGAGGTCCTGGAGGTCCTTGGAGACCCGCGTTTCAAAGGTCGCCCCCTTCTGGTCCACGCCTTCTCCATCGGCGGGTACACCTTCACCCAGCTGCTCAGCCAGATGGTCAGGGAGCCACACAAGTATCCAGGCCTGGCCCAACAGGTCGTAGGACATGTCTATGACAGCATGGTGGTCGGGTCGCTGGAGCATATGGCTAaag GCCTGGGTCTGACCCTGTTCCCTCATATCGAGCCCCTGGTGCGATACACTGCTCTCCTCTACTTCTGGCTCTTCAAGTCCCAGACGGTGTACTACTACGACAAGTCAATCCAGGTCTTCTACAACAGCCCCGTCACCGCCCCGgcgctcttcttcttctgtgagaACGACGCGCTGTGCGACCCCGTCGCCATGGAGGCGGTCCTCGACTTCTGGAGGAAGCGGGGCATTGCTGTGGAAACCGGGAAGTGGAAGGAGTCTGTGCACGCTGCTCATCTACGCTGTCACCCGGAGGAGTACCTCTCCACGTTGGAAAAATTTATGATCTCGCTCAACATCACCCCCCTCAGGGCTAAGATGTAA
- the LOC112233921 gene encoding uncharacterized protein LOC112233921 — translation MGILKFFMGNSHSGPDMSVIVGEGRVKAWRVTRSITYYCTSDTHAPSPPTSSLSSHLDSPLPSPSYSLSAPFISDMPSHPTVSSTLTPSFSDVPTLSPSSPTSSPRPLLLLFPWLGARPGAMAKYRDLYLERGLDILSVESTVWHFLWPRWGLEYGAEVLEVLGDPRFKGRPLLVHAFSIGGYTFTQLLSQMVREPHKYPGLAQQVVGHVYDSMVVGSLEHMAKGLGLTLFPHIEPLVRYTALLYFWLFKSQTVYYYDKSIQVFYNSPVTAPALFFFCENDALCDPVAMEAVLDFWRKRGIAVETGKWKESVHAAHLRCHPEEYLSTLEKFMISRNIAPLREKM, via the exons ATGGGGATCCTCAAATTCTTCATGGG TAACTCCCACTCTGGGCCAGACATGTCTGTGATAGTGGGAGAGGGGCGGGTCAAAGCCTGGAGGGTCACCAGAAGCATCACCTACTACTGCACCAGCGATACCcatgccccctctcctcctacctcctccttaTCCTCCCATCTagactctcctcttccctccccctcctactccctctctgccccctttATCTCAGACATGCCCTCTCACCCCACCGTTTCCTCAACTCTCACCCCTTCATTTTCGGATGTAccaaccctctctccatcttcgcCCACCTCCTCCCCCCGTCCCCTCCTCCTGCTTTTCCCGTGGCTGGGCGCCCGACCGGGGGCCATGGCGAAGTACCGGGACCTCTACCTGGAACGCGGCCTGGACATCCTATCTGTGGAGAGCACTGTGTGGCACTTCCTGTGGCCTCGCTGGGGGCTGGAGTACGGGGCTGAGGTCCTGGAGGTCCTGGGAGACCCGCGTTTCAAAGGTCGCCCCCTTCTGGTCCACGCCTTCTCCATCGGCGGGTACACCTTCACCCAGCTGCTCAGCCAGATGGTCAGGGAGCCACACAAGTACCCAGGCCTGGCCCAACAGGTCGTAGGACATGTCTATGACAGCATGGTGGTCGGGTCGCTGGAGCATATGGCTAaag GCCTGGGTCTGACCCTGTTCCCTCATATCGAGCCCCTGGTGCGATACACTGCTCTGCTCTACTTCTGGCTCTTCAAGTCCCAGACGGTGTACTACTACGACAAGTCAATCCAGGTCTTCTACAACAGCCCCGTCACCGCCCCGGCGCTCTTCTTCTTCTGCGAGAACGACGCGCTGTGCGACCCCGTCGCCATGGAGGCGGTCCTCGACTTCTGGAGGAAGCGGGGCATTGCTGTGGAAACCGGGAAGTGGAAGGAGTCTGTGCACGCTGCTCATCTACGCTGTCACCCGGAGGAGTACCTCTCCACGTTGGAAAAATTTATGATCTCGCGCAACATCGCCCCCCTCAGGGAGAAGATGTAA